A single Natrinema pellirubrum DSM 15624 DNA region contains:
- a CDS encoding acyl-CoA dehydrogenase family protein → MLDFVQLEDDLDQEERMIRDTAREFVEEHVKPDIGDHFEAGTFPKELIPKMGELGFYAPNLEGYGSPNVSETAYGLLMQELEAGDSGLRSMASVQGALVMYPIHAYGSEEQKEEWLPEMGRGEAIGCFGLTEPEHGSNPSAMETRAERDGDGYVLNGSKTWITNSPIADVAIVWARDQSAEDDPVRGFLVETDRDGVTTNKIDDKLSLRASITGEIGLNDVHVPEENVLPGVEGMKGPLSCLTQARYGIAWGAVGAARDCFEEARQYAKDRDQFGGPIGRFQLQQRKLAEMGTQITLAQLLAHRLAELKERGEMRPQHVSMSKRNNVRMARNQARIAREMLGGNGITTDYSPMRHMSNLETVYTYEGTHDIHTLVLGEEFTGIPAYQ, encoded by the coding sequence ATGCTGGATTTCGTTCAGCTCGAAGACGACCTCGATCAAGAAGAACGGATGATCCGGGACACGGCCCGGGAGTTCGTCGAAGAACACGTCAAGCCCGACATCGGCGACCACTTCGAGGCGGGGACGTTCCCGAAGGAACTCATCCCGAAGATGGGGGAACTCGGCTTCTACGCCCCCAATCTCGAGGGCTATGGCTCGCCGAACGTCTCCGAGACGGCCTACGGCCTGTTGATGCAGGAACTCGAGGCCGGTGACTCCGGGCTGCGTTCGATGGCGTCGGTCCAGGGCGCGTTGGTCATGTACCCGATCCATGCTTACGGGAGCGAGGAACAGAAAGAGGAATGGCTGCCGGAGATGGGACGGGGCGAGGCGATCGGTTGTTTCGGGCTGACCGAACCCGAACACGGCTCGAACCCGTCGGCGATGGAGACCCGCGCCGAGCGCGACGGCGACGGCTACGTCCTCAACGGCTCCAAAACCTGGATCACGAACTCGCCGATCGCCGACGTCGCGATCGTCTGGGCGCGTGATCAGTCGGCCGAGGACGACCCCGTTCGTGGGTTCCTCGTCGAGACCGACCGCGACGGCGTCACGACCAACAAGATCGACGACAAGCTCTCGCTGCGCGCGTCGATCACGGGCGAGATCGGCCTGAACGACGTCCACGTGCCCGAGGAGAACGTCCTCCCTGGCGTCGAGGGAATGAAGGGGCCGCTGTCCTGTCTCACGCAGGCCCGCTACGGCATCGCCTGGGGCGCGGTCGGTGCCGCCCGGGACTGTTTCGAGGAGGCTCGACAGTACGCGAAGGATCGCGACCAGTTCGGCGGCCCGATCGGTCGGTTCCAGCTCCAGCAGCGCAAGCTCGCGGAGATGGGCACCCAGATCACGCTGGCACAGTTGCTGGCTCACCGGCTCGCCGAACTCAAAGAGCGCGGCGAGATGCGGCCACAGCACGTCTCGATGTCGAAGCGAAACAACGTCCGCATGGCCCGAAACCAGGCCCGCATCGCCCGCGAGATGCTCGGCGGCAACGGCATCACCACCGACTACTCGCCGATGCGGCACATGTCCAACCTCGAGACGGTCTACACCTACGAGGGCACGCACGACATCCACACGCTCGTCCTCGGCGAGGAGTTCACCGGCATCCCCGCCTACCAGTAA
- a CDS encoding TAXI family TRAP transporter solute-binding subunit: MAKEHKHTDRQSTRRSVLAAAGVGAATAVAGCLGDEGGDVESGTIRMRTSQASTTAYSANEGIAQVINDNSDDLTVEARTSEGTEANLGALNSQDAEMVYIQNWSAQDVQEGAGDFDQLEFEMAQVFHFYDLPWFFLATGLDSLSEIESGTTVSPTPRGSGTAPALEHALDYATDDYNRTSVGFGDQSGSLNEGSLDVGVGTYMNFSIVPGWVQEMLNSTDLNILDVDDSTLEEWESDDRLLIQSFSGDEIDGTQNAPDQVHCPTFAYNFVSRADLDYDTVYDFLETMHENRSVLEDYSAVLARLDDEEFWVENMYDGVPFHAAAADFYQEIGVWQDDFERAAEP, from the coding sequence ATGGCGAAGGAACACAAGCACACGGATAGGCAGTCGACTCGACGATCAGTTCTCGCGGCAGCAGGCGTCGGTGCGGCGACGGCAGTAGCTGGCTGCCTCGGCGACGAGGGCGGTGATGTCGAGTCCGGCACGATCCGCATGCGGACGTCGCAGGCCTCGACGACTGCTTACTCCGCAAACGAAGGCATCGCACAGGTCATTAACGACAATAGCGACGATCTCACCGTCGAAGCACGGACGAGCGAAGGGACCGAGGCGAACCTCGGTGCGCTCAACAGTCAGGACGCGGAAATGGTCTACATCCAGAACTGGTCCGCCCAAGACGTACAAGAGGGGGCCGGTGACTTCGACCAGCTCGAGTTCGAGATGGCGCAGGTGTTTCACTTCTACGACCTCCCGTGGTTCTTCCTGGCGACAGGCCTCGACTCCCTCTCGGAGATCGAGTCGGGAACGACGGTTTCTCCGACGCCGCGAGGATCCGGAACGGCACCTGCACTCGAACACGCGCTCGACTATGCAACCGACGACTACAATCGGACGAGTGTCGGTTTCGGCGATCAGAGCGGCTCGCTCAACGAGGGCAGTCTCGATGTCGGCGTCGGCACGTACATGAACTTCAGTATCGTCCCCGGCTGGGTGCAGGAGATGCTGAACTCGACCGACCTGAACATCCTCGACGTGGACGACTCGACCCTCGAGGAGTGGGAGAGCGACGACCGACTCCTCATTCAGTCGTTCAGCGGTGACGAGATCGACGGCACCCAGAACGCACCGGACCAGGTTCACTGCCCGACCTTCGCGTACAACTTCGTCTCTCGAGCCGACCTCGATTACGATACGGTTTACGACTTCCTCGAGACGATGCACGAGAACCGCAGCGTGCTGGAAGACTACAGCGCGGTACTCGCACGGCTCGACGACGAGGAGTTCTGGGTCGAGAACATGTACGATGGCGTCCCGTTCCACGCCGCTGCAGCCGACTTCTACCAGGAGATCGGCGTCTGGCAAGACGACTTCGAACGAGCAGCAGAGCCGTAA
- a CDS encoding TRAP transporter permease — MASNSRLYRRVRQSIGRTGPLDVLNGIVYLLGIALTLLTIGYAIKIAFAIQIDLFAETDEYVNVFLGMGLALYYFDYARSQYDDSRSNDDGSSESSSANTTEHGASTGARRGLERVKSAYARIDPIIALALGVAAIGAVAYVHVNYTRLTESAHLLGYNSTDHLIGLLLITLAIDSTRRAFGNVIAAVAVLSIAYAHTAVGPNLPGLFYHTGMNVGTIAENGAISVSGVYDETLMRIGSTWVAIFIMFAGIAKAYGLMDFVLDIGRELGSSLRTGVVQIAVISSMVMGSITGSAAANTATTGSFTIPMMKDQGIRDDFAASIEAVASAGGQMLPPVMGVAAFLMADFTGVSYVEIVQAGTIPAALFYLSVFVAVHFTILKFDWVSRDLSPFDWRTLTSGLHFTVPLGVLLVTLIYLQYTPLSAGLYTILTIIGVMYVRNGIVGGFGIGDEDVTAEIVGERIRADSIGRSVVVTTKQTLDGLKRGGTEMAPLVGVLAAMGLIIELLEGTGLTQGIATTITGLSDGVSLFGLGSGLFIVLFLAMIASIMFGLGMPTPAAYVLVVVLVTPGIIGMGVPQITAHMFVFYFAMLSAITPPVAISVAVGSRIADSSFLRSCLQALKLGAPGFVIPYAFITNNSLIEWSQATLVAFPVVLAGTVGLIVATIGFDGARDLSAPVRALFIVAALGAMFGSIVHVAVQLVAAAAIVAALLHARYVVGYDLPNDTGTESGVDPTTLD, encoded by the coding sequence ATGGCCTCCAATAGCCGCCTTTACCGCCGTGTTCGCCAGTCGATCGGACGGACCGGTCCCCTCGACGTCCTCAACGGGATCGTGTACCTGCTTGGCATCGCGTTGACGCTGTTGACTATCGGGTACGCGATTAAAATCGCGTTCGCGATTCAGATCGATCTGTTCGCGGAGACCGACGAGTACGTGAACGTCTTTCTCGGAATGGGGCTGGCCCTGTACTATTTCGACTACGCACGCTCTCAGTATGACGACTCTCGGTCGAACGACGACGGTTCGTCCGAGTCATCGTCGGCGAACACGACCGAACACGGGGCCAGTACCGGTGCCAGGCGAGGGCTCGAGCGGGTCAAATCGGCGTACGCACGGATCGATCCGATCATTGCCCTCGCGCTCGGCGTGGCAGCGATCGGTGCAGTAGCATACGTCCACGTCAACTACACACGGTTGACCGAGTCCGCCCACCTCCTCGGGTACAACTCGACCGACCATCTCATCGGACTGCTCCTCATCACGCTGGCGATCGATTCGACCCGGCGCGCGTTCGGGAACGTCATCGCGGCCGTCGCCGTCCTCTCGATCGCCTACGCTCACACGGCGGTCGGACCGAACCTCCCCGGACTGTTCTACCACACCGGGATGAACGTCGGGACGATCGCGGAAAACGGCGCAATCAGCGTCAGCGGCGTCTACGACGAGACGCTGATGCGGATCGGGTCGACGTGGGTCGCGATCTTCATCATGTTCGCCGGGATCGCGAAGGCCTACGGCCTGATGGACTTCGTCCTCGATATCGGCCGAGAACTCGGATCGAGCCTGCGGACCGGCGTCGTCCAGATCGCCGTCATCTCGAGTATGGTCATGGGATCGATCACCGGTAGTGCCGCGGCGAACACGGCGACAACCGGGAGCTTCACGATCCCGATGATGAAAGATCAGGGCATCCGCGACGACTTCGCCGCCTCGATCGAGGCGGTCGCCTCGGCGGGGGGCCAGATGTTGCCGCCGGTGATGGGAGTCGCGGCGTTTCTCATGGCCGACTTCACCGGTGTCAGCTACGTCGAAATCGTTCAGGCAGGAACGATCCCCGCGGCGCTGTTTTACCTCAGCGTCTTCGTCGCCGTTCACTTCACGATCCTCAAGTTCGACTGGGTCTCGCGCGACCTGTCGCCGTTCGACTGGCGGACGCTAACCAGTGGGTTACACTTTACCGTCCCGCTCGGAGTCCTCCTGGTAACGCTCATCTACCTGCAGTACACGCCGCTCTCGGCTGGACTGTATACCATCCTCACGATCATCGGCGTAATGTACGTCCGAAACGGTATCGTCGGCGGCTTCGGGATCGGCGACGAAGACGTGACGGCAGAAATCGTCGGCGAGCGAATACGGGCCGACTCGATCGGTCGAAGCGTCGTCGTGACGACCAAACAGACACTGGACGGCCTCAAACGAGGTGGCACCGAGATGGCGCCCCTCGTCGGCGTCCTCGCTGCGATGGGGCTCATCATCGAACTCCTCGAAGGGACCGGCCTCACGCAGGGAATCGCGACGACGATCACCGGCCTGAGCGACGGTGTCTCGTTGTTCGGCCTCGGAAGCGGACTCTTCATCGTCCTCTTCCTCGCGATGATCGCGAGCATCATGTTCGGGCTCGGAATGCCCACGCCGGCGGCGTACGTCCTCGTCGTCGTCTTGGTGACCCCCGGTATCATCGGCATGGGCGTACCCCAGATTACGGCACACATGTTCGTGTTCTACTTCGCGATGCTGTCGGCGATCACGCCGCCGGTCGCGATTTCGGTCGCCGTCGGCTCGCGGATTGCAGACTCGAGTTTTCTTCGATCCTGCTTACAGGCACTCAAACTGGGCGCACCCGGGTTTGTCATCCCGTACGCCTTCATCACGAACAATAGCCTCATCGAGTGGTCGCAGGCAACGCTCGTCGCGTTCCCAGTCGTTCTCGCCGGCACCGTTGGCCTGATCGTCGCGACGATCGGGTTCGACGGGGCGCGGGACCTCTCCGCGCCGGTCCGCGCGCTCTTCATCGTCGCCGCCCTTGGCGCGATGTTCGGCTCGATCGTCCACGTCGCGGTCCAGCTCGTCGCCGCAGCAGCGATCGTCGCCGCGTTGCTACACGCCCGATACGTCGTCGGCTACGACCTGCCGAACGACACCGGCACCGAGTCCGGCGTGGATCCGACGACGCTCGACTGA